A single region of the Vicia villosa cultivar HV-30 ecotype Madison, WI linkage group LG4, Vvil1.0, whole genome shotgun sequence genome encodes:
- the LOC131597086 gene encoding uncharacterized protein LOC131597086, with amino-acid sequence MTQGPLGQAFTLSAFLNKPKSFPISSLSLLSFFLSLSLLFQSVVSSSSPSTFPSLSLSSSFSLQVFFLSQCDIFYFLLSSSSFPLFFIIFFISQNETDTVIRSVVATTGYRRLVWWWWCKRVSADECGGGRNQKEMNGWSSCCRTIHCTYRTSSITRLVWLMTEVCLLCDNAHFNLGFFGYFVLFIVLT; translated from the exons ATGACTCAAGGTCCGCTTGGACAAG CTTTCACTTTATCTGCTTTTTTGAACAAACCCAAATCTTTTCCCATTTCATCACTTTCTCTgctttcattttttctttctctctccctTCTCTTTCAATCTGTCGTGTCttcttcctctccctcaaccttcCCCTCTttgtctctttcttcttctttctctctccaaGTCTTCTTTCTCTCTCAGTGCGACATCTTCTACTTTCTGCTTTCTTCCTCTTCATTTCCccttttcttcatcatcttcttcatttcccAAAACGAAACCGACACGGTTATTAG ATCTGTGGTGGCAACAACAGGTTACCGGCGATtagtgtggtggtggtggtgtaaACGGGTTTCTGCCGACGAGTGTGGTGGTGGCCGAAATCAGAAAG AGATGAATGGTTGGAGCAGCTGTTGCAGAACAATCCATTGTACATATAGAACTTCGTCCATTACTCGCTTGGTGTGGTTGATGACTGAGGTGTGTTTGCTATGCGATAATGCTCATTTCAATTTGGGGTTTTTTGGttactttgttttatttatagTTTTGACTTGA